One Phycisphaeraceae bacterium genomic window carries:
- a CDS encoding haloacid dehalogenase-like hydrolase codes for MSKSRLIPAAIAYDFDGTLAPGNMQEREFIPDVQITPQTFWKEVKALAEAHDMDEILAYLELMLQKANERKIPIRKETFERYGKALRFFPGVDGWFDRINKHAKGLGLSLKHYVISSGLREMINATSIAKHFAYVFASGFRYDHNGVACWPALAVNYTTKSQYLFRINKGIPNSYDNSQINKFMPNADRPLPFENMIYLGDGETDIPAMKMVTYQGGRAIAVYPKRKKGAKEASRLLVEQQRANGAAPADYNENSPLDKAVKAYLEEIAARWRFRAAAKV; via the coding sequence ATGAGCAAATCGCGCCTCATCCCGGCGGCCATCGCGTACGACTTCGACGGCACGCTCGCGCCCGGCAATATGCAGGAGCGTGAGTTCATCCCCGATGTGCAGATCACGCCGCAGACGTTCTGGAAAGAGGTCAAGGCGCTCGCAGAAGCGCATGACATGGACGAGATCCTCGCGTACCTTGAACTGATGTTGCAGAAGGCGAACGAGCGCAAGATTCCGATCCGGAAGGAGACATTCGAGAGGTACGGCAAGGCGTTGCGGTTCTTCCCCGGGGTCGATGGCTGGTTCGATCGGATCAACAAGCACGCCAAGGGGCTCGGGCTGTCCCTCAAGCACTATGTGATCTCGTCGGGCCTGCGCGAGATGATCAACGCCACGAGCATCGCGAAGCACTTCGCGTATGTGTTCGCGTCTGGCTTCCGGTACGACCACAACGGGGTCGCTTGCTGGCCCGCCCTCGCCGTCAACTACACCACCAAGTCCCAGTACCTCTTCCGCATCAACAAGGGAATCCCGAACTCCTACGACAACTCGCAGATCAACAAGTTCATGCCCAACGCGGACCGACCCCTCCCGTTCGAGAACATGATCTACCTCGGCGACGGCGAGACCGACATCCCGGCGATGAAGATGGTCACCTACCAGGGCGGGCGCGCGATCGCCGTTTACCCGAAACGCAAGAAGGGCGCCAAGGAAGCGTCCCGTCTCCTCGTCGAGCAGCAACGCGCCAACGGCGCGGCGCCCGCCGATTACAACGAGAATTCCCCCCTCGACAAGGCCGTTAAGGCCTATCTCGAAGAGATCGCGGCCCGCTGGCGGTTCCGCGCGGCGGCGAAGGTGTGA
- a CDS encoding MerR family DNA-binding transcriptional regulator, translating into MTRSGAAQQPTKLDGYLTVAEAATFLGVSPSTLRNWDRLGKLSAHRHPVNGYRLYDPSDLRNLLDRAQRKGAGQ; encoded by the coding sequence GTGACAAGAAGCGGGGCTGCCCAGCAACCAACCAAGCTCGACGGGTACCTGACTGTCGCCGAAGCGGCGACCTTTCTCGGCGTATCACCGTCGACGCTTCGCAATTGGGATCGCCTCGGCAAGCTCTCGGCGCACCGCCACCCCGTCAACGGCTACCGGCTCTACGACCCGTCCGACCTCCGCAACCTCCTCGATCGCGCACAGCGGAAGGGGGCCGGACAGTGA
- a CDS encoding DEAD/DEAH box helicase, which translates to MTTAYHGKYLAHELTKRSSSDNVEKLAAVLADAQVDLNPHQVEAALFAFRSPFSKGAILADEVGLGKTIEAGLLIAQKWAERKRRILVILPANLRKQWAQELADKFFIPCAIMESKSFNEAVRKGNLNPFQQDAVVLCSFQFARTKEPYVKQTNWDLVVIDEAHRLRNVYRGSSKIAQSIKESVAPYPKVLLTATPLQNTLLELFGLVSIIDDYAFGDLKSFKARFARLGNDSDFTELKERLKPLCKRTLRRQVMQYVPYTNRHAIVQEFTPSAEEQRLYDLVSDYLQQPNLYALPPSQRKLMTLILRKLLASSTYAISGTLTGLVSKLEDAEKRSAAVDAPPDEIPEDWETIDELADEWEGDEDAAQPRGDERLTPGQLEDLRREKEQLKEFLRLAQSIATNSKGEVLLTALRRGFDASAQAQQQGGAATLQQKAVIFTESRRTQEYLFRVLEQTEFKGKVMLFNGTNTDPLSKSIYKEWLTKHAGTDRVTGSPTADMRAALVDHFREDASILIATEAAAEGINLQFCNLVVNYDLPWNPQRIEQRIGRCHRYGQKFDVVVVNFLNKNNAADIRVYELLDQKFALFNGVFGASDEVLGAIESGVDFEKRIADIYQRCRAPEQIKTEFDQLQQDLSEQIVQGQRDAREKLLDNFDQEVVEKVRVQTTGVLDRFNQQLWDLTRFVLADSATFNDAHHSFMLSRNPFNLAPDEVIHAGPYRMGKGVTDANTYRVGHPLAQHVLERGRALPTDTAEIVFRLTGSGRNIAILDPLKGRSGWLACSLHTITSIETADTLLLAGVTDEGDTLDEAQCRRLFDLPGSASSCSGPADSVRSTLASQTHLAREAALAAAESRDSDWFDTEMQKLDRWADDRKLALEQELKDLDRSIVEARRAAVIAATLAAKLEAQKTVKELDAERMRRRKDYFMAQDEVDAKKGQVLDEIAARLQRSDSLTPLFTIRWRVA; encoded by the coding sequence GTGACCACGGCATACCACGGCAAGTACCTGGCCCACGAACTCACCAAGCGATCCTCTTCCGACAATGTCGAGAAGCTCGCGGCCGTGCTCGCCGACGCGCAGGTCGACCTCAACCCGCACCAGGTTGAAGCTGCGCTCTTCGCGTTCCGAAGCCCTTTCTCCAAAGGCGCGATCCTCGCCGATGAAGTCGGGCTCGGAAAGACCATTGAGGCCGGTCTGCTCATCGCGCAGAAGTGGGCGGAGCGCAAGCGCCGCATCCTCGTGATACTGCCCGCCAACCTCCGTAAGCAGTGGGCCCAGGAGCTCGCCGACAAGTTCTTCATCCCTTGCGCCATCATGGAGAGCAAGTCCTTCAACGAAGCCGTCCGCAAGGGGAACCTCAATCCCTTCCAGCAGGACGCCGTCGTGCTCTGCTCGTTCCAATTTGCCCGGACGAAGGAGCCCTATGTCAAGCAAACGAACTGGGACCTTGTCGTCATCGACGAAGCCCATCGGCTCCGGAATGTCTACCGCGGCTCCAGCAAGATCGCGCAATCGATCAAAGAGTCCGTCGCGCCCTACCCCAAGGTTCTGCTGACCGCGACCCCGCTCCAAAACACACTCCTCGAACTCTTCGGGCTCGTGAGCATCATCGACGACTACGCCTTCGGCGATCTCAAGAGCTTCAAGGCGCGATTCGCCCGGCTCGGCAACGACTCTGATTTCACCGAACTCAAGGAACGCCTCAAGCCACTCTGCAAGCGAACGCTCCGCCGGCAGGTGATGCAGTATGTTCCCTACACCAACCGCCATGCGATCGTTCAGGAATTTACGCCTTCGGCGGAAGAGCAGCGGCTCTACGACCTCGTCTCAGACTACCTCCAGCAGCCCAATCTCTATGCGCTCCCGCCCAGTCAACGCAAACTCATGACGCTGATTCTCCGCAAGCTTCTCGCGTCATCCACCTACGCGATCTCGGGAACGCTGACGGGGCTCGTCTCCAAACTCGAGGACGCCGAGAAGCGGTCCGCCGCCGTAGACGCCCCCCCCGATGAGATCCCCGAGGACTGGGAAACCATCGACGAACTCGCCGACGAATGGGAGGGCGACGAGGACGCCGCACAACCTCGCGGCGACGAGCGCCTCACTCCCGGTCAACTCGAAGACCTGCGCCGCGAGAAAGAGCAACTCAAGGAGTTCCTGCGCCTTGCCCAGTCCATCGCGACCAACTCCAAGGGCGAAGTGCTCCTGACCGCGCTCCGTCGCGGTTTCGACGCCTCCGCCCAGGCCCAGCAGCAGGGGGGCGCCGCGACACTCCAGCAGAAGGCCGTTATCTTCACCGAATCCCGCCGCACGCAGGAGTACCTCTTCCGCGTCCTTGAGCAGACCGAGTTCAAGGGCAAGGTGATGCTCTTCAACGGCACGAACACCGATCCGCTCTCGAAATCGATCTACAAGGAGTGGCTGACGAAGCACGCCGGGACAGATCGCGTCACCGGCTCGCCCACCGCCGACATGCGCGCCGCGCTCGTCGATCACTTTCGGGAGGACGCCTCCATCCTCATCGCGACCGAAGCGGCCGCCGAGGGCATCAACCTCCAGTTCTGCAACCTCGTCGTCAACTACGACCTGCCCTGGAACCCCCAGCGCATCGAGCAGCGCATCGGGCGTTGCCACCGCTACGGGCAGAAGTTCGATGTCGTCGTCGTCAACTTCCTCAACAAGAACAACGCCGCCGACATCCGCGTGTACGAACTCCTCGACCAGAAGTTCGCCCTCTTCAACGGCGTCTTCGGCGCGAGCGACGAAGTCCTCGGAGCCATCGAGTCCGGCGTCGACTTCGAGAAGCGCATCGCCGACATCTACCAACGCTGCCGCGCCCCCGAGCAGATCAAAACCGAGTTCGATCAACTCCAGCAAGACCTCAGCGAGCAGATCGTCCAAGGGCAACGAGATGCCCGCGAGAAGCTCCTTGACAACTTCGACCAGGAGGTCGTCGAGAAGGTCCGCGTCCAGACCACCGGCGTGCTCGACCGCTTCAACCAGCAACTCTGGGATCTCACCCGCTTCGTCCTCGCCGATTCCGCGACCTTCAACGACGCCCATCACAGTTTTATGCTCTCGCGCAACCCGTTCAACCTCGCGCCCGACGAGGTCATCCACGCCGGGCCATACCGCATGGGCAAGGGAGTCACCGACGCCAACACCTATCGAGTCGGGCACCCGCTCGCCCAGCATGTCCTTGAACGCGGCCGCGCACTCCCAACCGACACCGCAGAGATCGTCTTCCGTCTGACCGGGAGCGGGCGCAACATCGCGATCCTCGATCCGCTCAAAGGTCGCTCGGGGTGGCTCGCGTGCTCGCTCCACACCATCACCTCGATCGAAACCGCCGACACACTCCTCCTCGCCGGCGTCACCGACGAGGGCGATACGCTCGACGAAGCCCAGTGCCGTCGTCTGTTCGACCTTCCCGGGAGCGCATCGTCGTGCAGTGGGCCCGCGGATTCGGTTCGCTCGACCCTCGCGTCTCAGACACACCTCGCCCGTGAGGCCGCGCTCGCCGCAGCGGAGTCGCGCGACAGCGACTGGTTCGACACGGAGATGCAGAAACTCGACCGCTGGGCCGACGACCGCAAACTCGCGCTCGAACAGGAACTCAAAGACCTCGACAGGTCGATCGTTGAGGCCCGGAGAGCCGCAGTCATCGCCGCGACACTCGCGGCCAAGCTGGAAGCTCAGAAAACGGTGAAAGAACTCGACGCCGAGCGCATGCGACGACGCAAGGACTATTTCATGGCCCAGGACGAGGTGGACGCCAAGAAGGGCCAGGTGCTCGACGAGATCGCCGCCCGTCTCCAGCGCAGCGACTCGCTGACCCCGCTCTTCACGATACGATGGAGGGTCGCATGA